One genomic window of Desulfurococcus mucosus DSM 2162 includes the following:
- a CDS encoding DUF99 family protein: protein MQDCGLVTVEAYDDGFFPVEYKGGRGDTYVVGVKTCGSSRIINIAASRIIVDGGWTHVAVREMSRLLGGGVIMLDGVTYAGFDVVDPFSLSSETGKPVIAVQLHPLNLERVKAALLKHFADWEERFRVIRDYYNSLVPVETPWRPIQVAYTGISLGEAVSILRQTCIYSPEPEPLRIADMIASSLSRLWLNQCVLC, encoded by the coding sequence ATGCAGGACTGCGGCCTAGTCACCGTGGAGGCATACGACGACGGCTTCTTCCCCGTCGAGTACAAGGGTGGTAGGGGGGACACCTATGTAGTGGGGGTTAAGACATGTGGTTCATCCAGGATCATCAACATAGCTGCCTCCAGGATAATTGTTGACGGCGGATGGACCCATGTAGCTGTAAGGGAGATGTCGAGGCTCCTAGGTGGCGGAGTGATAATGCTAGACGGAGTCACATACGCTGGTTTCGACGTCGTAGACCCCTTCTCCCTGAGCAGTGAGACAGGGAAACCCGTGATAGCTGTGCAACTACACCCCCTTAACCTTGAAAGAGTCAAGGCAGCGTTGCTGAAGCACTTCGCTGACTGGGAGGAGAGGTTCCGGGTTATAAGAGACTACTATAATAGCCTCGTTCCTGTGGAGACACCGTGGAGACCCATCCAGGTAGCCTACACAGGGATCAGCCTTGGTGAAGCCGTGTCCATCCTGAGGCAGACGTGCATATATAGCCCTGAGCCTGAGCCGCTTAGAATAGCTGACATGATAGCGTCATCGCTCTCCCGGCTGTGGCTCAACCAATGTGTCCTGTGTTGA
- a CDS encoding Cdc6/Cdc18 family protein — MEDIIDELIKKRGFASKVFKNREVLHPDYIPDTLPHRENEIKKLAEHLLVSAQGIRPSNVLIYGLTGTGKTVVAKYVVGKLKEKASMLSTRLDYAYVNTRKLDTTYRVIASIAQSIGLRIPHTGLAVSEVYRRYINALESWGGLHIVVLDEVDYYVKREGDDLIYKLVRANEELTRAKIVLVGITNDINFVENLDPRVRSSMGEVEMVFPPYNAEQLYTILRQRAELAFNPGVIDDGVISYCAALAAREHGDARRALDLLRVSGEIADREGADRVTIEHVKKATLEIEEGRIYQSVVTLPLHQKIVLKKIVELVEAKGSATTGEIYAAYAESMKSLKYEPLSPRRISEILMQLDMMGLITSETISRGRYGVTKVVRVKKDVLQVVKEALKDVEA, encoded by the coding sequence TTGGAGGACATAATCGATGAGCTCATAAAGAAGCGGGGATTTGCATCAAAGGTGTTTAAGAACAGGGAGGTGTTGCACCCCGACTACATACCTGACACCCTGCCCCACAGGGAGAACGAGATCAAGAAGCTGGCTGAGCACCTGCTTGTCTCGGCTCAGGGTATAAGGCCAAGCAATGTCCTGATATACGGGTTAACGGGAACCGGGAAAACCGTGGTAGCGAAGTACGTGGTGGGCAAGCTCAAGGAGAAGGCTTCCATGCTGAGCACTAGGCTCGACTACGCCTATGTCAACACTAGGAAGCTTGACACAACGTACAGGGTGATAGCAAGCATAGCGCAGAGCATAGGCCTCAGGATACCTCACACGGGGCTTGCGGTGAGCGAGGTGTATAGGAGGTATATTAACGCGCTGGAGAGCTGGGGCGGCCTCCACATAGTGGTGCTCGATGAAGTGGACTACTATGTTAAACGTGAAGGCGACGACTTGATATATAAGCTTGTGAGAGCCAACGAGGAGTTAACCAGGGCGAAGATAGTCCTAGTCGGTATAACCAATGACATAAACTTCGTGGAAAACCTTGATCCAAGGGTGAGGTCGAGCATGGGGGAGGTTGAGATGGTTTTCCCGCCCTACAATGCTGAGCAACTCTACACCATACTGAGGCAGAGGGCTGAGTTAGCATTCAACCCCGGTGTGATAGATGATGGAGTGATATCGTATTGTGCAGCACTAGCTGCTAGAGAGCACGGTGATGCAAGGAGAGCCCTCGACCTACTCAGGGTGTCAGGGGAGATAGCGGATCGCGAGGGAGCCGACAGGGTAACCATAGAGCACGTCAAGAAGGCAACCCTTGAGATCGAGGAGGGTAGAATATATCAAAGCGTTGTGACACTGCCACTGCATCAGAAGATAGTGTTGAAGAAGATAGTTGAGCTCGTTGAAGCGAAGGGTTCGGCGACAACCGGGGAAATATACGCGGCATACGCTGAGTCCATGAAGAGCTTGAAGTACGAGCCTCTTTCCCCGAGGAGGATCAGCGAGATACTTATGCAGCTAGACATGATGGGGTTGATAACCTCTGAGACCATTAGCAGGGGAAGGTACGGTGTCACAAAGGTGGTGAGAGTTAAGAAGGATGTGCTCCAGGTGGTTAAGGAGGCTTTGAAAGACGTTGAGGCATAA
- a CDS encoding aspartate aminotransferase family protein produces the protein MGSPSRARGTSSQLIEKYKRYVSGSQAFKYFPMIVGKALNARIWDTDGREYIDFLSSAATYNVGHSNREVLEAVKTQLDKFIHYCLYLYHEPVVELAELLAGITPGSFEKKVAFGLSGGDANDAALKAALVYTRRRVIVSFDYSYHGTTALDIAVSGSFSPELRGLMPFRDVYFAEYPDTYRCIGGVEDPEECGELYLSRFEELLKKIGGSNVAAIILEPVQGDGGVLIPPANFIKGVRKMASEHGIVLIDDEVQTGMGRTGRLFAIEHYSVEPDLMVLGKALGGGMPVSAVVGRSDIMDSAPPQSFFATSAAHAASVAAAIAVVKYVTRNNLHERAREMGEYALKRLNELKEKYEVVGDVRGLGLMIGVDIVVDKKSKRPDRAKALKIIWRAWEKGLVMMTYGKYGNVLRIAPPLTIPREDLDKGIDIIEESVKDVLEGKVPDEVVDKMTAWK, from the coding sequence ATGGGTTCCCCAAGCCGGGCACGTGGCACGAGCTCCCAGCTCATAGAGAAATATAAGAGGTACGTCTCAGGTAGTCAGGCGTTCAAGTACTTCCCAATGATCGTTGGGAAAGCGTTGAACGCGAGGATATGGGACACCGATGGAAGGGAGTATATAGACTTCCTGTCGAGCGCTGCCACGTATAATGTCGGACACAGTAATAGGGAAGTACTGGAAGCAGTGAAGACGCAGCTAGACAAGTTCATACATTACTGCCTCTACCTCTACCATGAACCAGTAGTGGAGCTGGCTGAGCTCCTCGCAGGCATCACTCCAGGCTCCTTCGAGAAAAAAGTCGCATTCGGACTGAGCGGCGGAGACGCTAACGACGCAGCGTTGAAGGCTGCACTAGTCTATACGCGTAGACGCGTCATCGTGTCCTTCGACTACTCCTACCATGGGACAACAGCCCTCGACATAGCTGTAAGCGGCTCCTTCAGCCCCGAGCTACGCGGGTTAATGCCGTTCAGGGATGTGTACTTCGCCGAGTACCCGGATACCTATAGGTGTATAGGCGGCGTCGAAGACCCTGAGGAATGCGGCGAGCTATATTTATCCAGGTTCGAGGAGTTGTTGAAGAAGATCGGGGGCTCCAATGTAGCAGCCATAATACTTGAACCTGTTCAGGGGGACGGGGGAGTCCTGATACCGCCGGCGAACTTCATTAAAGGGGTGAGGAAGATGGCAAGCGAACACGGGATCGTGCTAATAGATGACGAAGTGCAGACCGGCATGGGGAGAACCGGTAGACTATTCGCCATAGAGCACTACTCCGTGGAGCCGGACCTAATGGTGCTGGGCAAGGCGCTTGGAGGCGGGATGCCTGTATCCGCCGTCGTCGGGAGGAGCGATATCATGGATTCAGCCCCACCCCAGTCATTCTTCGCGACCTCCGCCGCGCATGCAGCCTCGGTTGCCGCCGCAATAGCAGTGGTGAAATACGTCACCAGGAACAACCTGCATGAGAGGGCCAGGGAGATGGGTGAGTACGCGTTGAAGAGGCTCAACGAGTTAAAGGAGAAGTATGAAGTAGTGGGCGATGTGAGAGGGTTAGGCTTAATGATAGGGGTTGACATAGTTGTAGATAAGAAGAGCAAGAGGCCTGATAGAGCGAAGGCGTTGAAGATAATATGGAGGGCGTGGGAAAAGGGATTGGTGATGATGACCTACGGTAAATACGGCAACGTCCTCAGAATAGCCCCACCCTTAACCATACCGAGGGAAGACCTCGACAAGGGGATAGATATCATCGAGGAGTCCGTGAAGGATGTTTTAGAGGGAAAGGTCCCGGATGAAGTAGTTGACAAGATGACAGCGTGGAAGTAA
- a CDS encoding alanine/glycine:cation symporter family protein, whose protein sequence is MDVIELIRYIDGLVWGLPAIMILVGTGVAIAILGGFFQVRYLGKAFKNLLYKGTGGKGEVKPFALFAAVMGATVGVGNIAGVSTAVHLGGAGALFWMWVCAILGMGTKAVEATLAAWSRRITPDGRVEGGTPYYIRLVPVIGPALAVVFSVFTFIAAYGIGNTVQANNVALGVEYIAKGYGWDPGLARLVAGVLMFVFTALVVLGGIRRIADVSNYLVPFMAFWYIAASLIIWVKYAGNFPLAIKEIFTYAFTPQAAAGGLAGWMVYSAIRYGFARGLFSNEAGLGSAPNAYAYMTVDHPGRVGLYGVFEVFMDTIVICTMTGIVDVVTRVYIERPDLDGAALAMEAFYRAYGGWAPPILGIALALFAYTTLLTWEWYGEVNWLYFWSKTLGLPEKPLMWIWRVMWVIPIIPAAVSAGLFKAFWDFADTMNGLMAIPNLIAVAYFAPVGIGLIKDFLKSGKV, encoded by the coding sequence ATGGATGTAATCGAGCTAATAAGGTATATCGATGGACTAGTATGGGGACTACCCGCGATAATGATACTGGTTGGAACAGGGGTAGCTATAGCCATACTCGGCGGTTTCTTCCAGGTTCGATACCTTGGTAAAGCATTCAAGAACCTCCTCTATAAGGGTACGGGCGGGAAAGGCGAGGTGAAGCCCTTCGCGCTTTTCGCAGCCGTGATGGGTGCGACAGTCGGCGTGGGCAACATAGCAGGGGTATCCACAGCGGTGCACTTAGGTGGGGCGGGAGCCCTGTTCTGGATGTGGGTGTGCGCCATACTGGGCATGGGCACTAAGGCTGTTGAGGCAACCCTGGCGGCGTGGTCGAGGAGGATTACCCCGGATGGAAGGGTTGAGGGCGGTACACCATACTACATTAGGCTGGTGCCGGTAATTGGGCCGGCGCTCGCCGTGGTGTTCTCGGTGTTCACATTTATCGCTGCATACGGCATAGGTAACACTGTGCAAGCCAACAACGTGGCGCTCGGCGTCGAGTACATAGCTAAGGGGTATGGATGGGACCCAGGGTTGGCGAGGCTTGTAGCCGGCGTCCTGATGTTCGTGTTCACGGCCCTGGTTGTTCTCGGAGGCATAAGGAGGATAGCCGACGTATCCAACTACCTGGTGCCCTTCATGGCTTTCTGGTATATCGCTGCAAGCCTCATTATATGGGTGAAGTACGCGGGTAACTTCCCGTTGGCTATAAAGGAGATATTCACCTATGCGTTCACGCCTCAGGCAGCTGCAGGAGGCTTAGCCGGCTGGATGGTGTACTCTGCTATCAGATACGGGTTTGCAAGGGGATTGTTCTCGAATGAGGCTGGCTTGGGCAGTGCCCCTAACGCATATGCATATATGACCGTGGATCACCCCGGTAGAGTAGGGCTCTACGGGGTCTTCGAGGTCTTCATGGACACTATAGTGATATGCACTATGACCGGCATAGTTGATGTTGTTACACGCGTATACATCGAGAGGCCGGACCTAGACGGTGCAGCGCTCGCCATGGAGGCCTTCTACAGGGCTTACGGCGGGTGGGCCCCGCCCATACTCGGCATAGCACTAGCGTTGTTCGCGTACACGACGCTGCTGACGTGGGAATGGTATGGTGAGGTAAACTGGCTCTACTTCTGGAGCAAGACGCTTGGGTTACCCGAGAAGCCCTTGATGTGGATATGGAGGGTTATGTGGGTTATACCGATAATCCCGGCTGCTGTCTCAGCCGGGTTGTTCAAGGCGTTCTGGGATTTCGCTGACACTATGAACGGGTTAATGGCCATTCCCAACCTGATAGCTGTAGCATACTTTGCACCTGTTGGAATAGGGTTGATAAAGGACTTCCTGAAGAGCGGGAAAGTATAG
- a CDS encoding phosphoenolpyruvate carboxykinase (GTP) translates to MRHHRVKVGVRGVDASVTGLLTRLSRYADERAVERLSRISDRRLLEWITEVVELLEPASVFVNTGSREDLEYIRMRAVEKREEIPSRYNPRHTVHFDGIYDLARDRENTRILTPGGSPIPMVNTGNRDEGLRELREIYRGIMRGKEMYIGFYCFGPRGSPFTLYGVQVTDSAYVMHSENILYRVCYDVFVEKGGSMRYMRFLHSAGELNEYGWSRNISKRRIYIDTVDNITYSVNTQYAGNTVGLKKLSLRLCVNQGYRENWLCEHMFIVGVKGTGDTISYFTGAFPAGCGKTSTALIADTVVGDDLAMIRNVNGEARAVNPEIGMFGIIDGVNPVDDPEIYGILSSRETEVIFSNVLLTEDGEVWWNGKPSEPRRGVNYAGEWWPGKLDEKGRPIPPSHPNARFTTSIFYLSKVDPRINDPNGVPVSGMIFGGRDSDTWVPVEEAFNWVHGIVTKGASLESERTTAVLGKAGEREFNPFAILDFLSVSPGEFIELHFRFGDGLEKQPRIYGVNYFLRDEAGRYLTEKVDKRVWLKWMALRVNNEVDALETPTGLIPVYEDLAVLFKRELGKEFSIELYEKLFTVRVGKHLEKAERILRIYENIPGTPRLFFDTLIEQKRRLKHALDKYGMFISPLSLDKR, encoded by the coding sequence ATGAGGCATCATCGTGTCAAAGTGGGGGTGAGGGGCGTGGATGCATCAGTGACCGGCCTGCTTACCCGTCTCTCCAGGTATGCTGATGAAAGAGCCGTGGAGAGGCTCTCCCGGATAAGCGACAGAAGGCTTCTCGAATGGATTACCGAGGTAGTGGAGCTACTTGAACCCGCCTCGGTCTTCGTGAACACGGGCAGCAGGGAGGATTTAGAGTACATTAGGATGAGGGCGGTTGAGAAACGGGAGGAGATACCGAGCCGGTATAATCCCAGGCACACTGTTCACTTCGACGGTATCTACGATCTAGCGAGGGATAGGGAGAACACGAGGATCCTGACCCCGGGAGGCTCTCCAATCCCAATGGTTAACACTGGGAACAGGGATGAGGGTTTAAGGGAGCTCAGGGAGATCTACCGGGGCATAATGCGCGGCAAGGAGATGTACATAGGGTTCTACTGTTTCGGACCCCGGGGCTCACCATTCACACTATACGGGGTTCAAGTAACTGACTCCGCGTACGTCATGCACAGCGAGAACATATTGTACAGGGTGTGCTACGATGTGTTCGTTGAGAAAGGAGGCTCCATGAGATACATGAGGTTCCTCCATAGTGCAGGAGAGTTAAACGAGTATGGTTGGAGCAGGAATATATCGAAGAGGAGAATATACATAGACACAGTGGACAACATAACCTACAGCGTTAACACACAGTACGCTGGGAACACCGTTGGCTTGAAGAAGCTGTCGCTGAGGCTCTGTGTTAACCAGGGGTACAGGGAGAACTGGCTATGCGAGCACATGTTCATAGTAGGGGTGAAGGGCACCGGTGACACTATCTCCTATTTCACCGGTGCATTTCCAGCTGGATGCGGGAAGACATCCACGGCCCTGATAGCGGACACCGTTGTAGGCGACGATCTAGCCATGATAAGGAATGTTAACGGGGAGGCGAGAGCCGTCAACCCTGAGATAGGGATGTTCGGGATAATAGACGGCGTGAACCCGGTGGATGACCCGGAGATCTACGGGATACTTTCATCAAGGGAAACCGAGGTAATATTCAGCAATGTTCTTCTAACCGAGGATGGCGAGGTATGGTGGAATGGGAAGCCGAGTGAGCCTAGGAGAGGGGTAAACTACGCTGGTGAATGGTGGCCCGGCAAGCTGGATGAAAAAGGGAGGCCTATTCCTCCATCTCATCCGAATGCGAGGTTCACTACGAGCATATTCTACCTGAGTAAAGTCGACCCCAGGATAAATGATCCCAACGGTGTTCCAGTCAGCGGCATGATCTTCGGTGGCAGAGACTCTGACACATGGGTCCCCGTTGAAGAAGCCTTCAACTGGGTTCACGGCATAGTCACGAAAGGTGCCTCCCTTGAATCGGAGAGAACCACTGCTGTGCTCGGGAAGGCGGGTGAAAGAGAGTTTAATCCATTCGCCATACTAGACTTTCTCTCAGTGTCGCCGGGAGAGTTCATTGAGTTACACTTCAGGTTCGGCGACGGACTCGAGAAGCAGCCCAGGATATATGGCGTCAACTACTTCCTGAGGGATGAGGCCGGGAGATACCTCACGGAGAAAGTGGATAAAAGGGTCTGGTTGAAGTGGATGGCGCTCAGGGTGAACAATGAGGTAGATGCATTGGAGACGCCTACAGGCCTCATACCTGTCTATGAGGATCTAGCCGTGCTCTTCAAGAGAGAGCTGGGGAAGGAGTTCTCCATAGAACTCTACGAGAAACTCTTCACGGTGAGAGTAGGCAAGCACTTGGAGAAAGCTGAGAGGATACTTAGAATATACGAGAACATACCTGGAACACCAAGGCTCTTCTTCGACACGCTGATAGAGCAGAAGAGGAGGCTTAAGCATGCCCTCGACAAGTACGGCATGTTCATCTCCCCTCTCAGCCTTGATAAGCGTTGA